From the genome of Colwellia psychrerythraea 34H, one region includes:
- a CDS encoding HlyC/CorC family transporter codes for MDSISTQMLFTILGILILISAYFSGSETGMMSLNRYRLRHLEKQKHRGAKRVSKLLARPDRLIGLILIGNNLVNVFASLVAGVIFNRYFGDAGILYAGLVLTLVILIFAEVTPKTLAALYPEQVAFPSSIVLSLLLKILFPIVVVVNWITNGILRLLGVSSEQREQHSLSSEELRTVVNESGALLHQRDQDMLVSILDLEKVSVEDIMIPRSDLVGIDVNDDWKKIQKQLTQANHTRVLLYRDSIDDVVGYIHARDALKLLSKNQFNKATLLRAVRELYFVPEGTPLNIQLLKFQHAKERIGLVVDEYGDIQGLVTLEDILEEIVGDFTTTMTPTTSDEVTLQPDGSYLVDGSASIRDINKEMSWQLPTDGPKTLNGLIIEYLEEIPKSNISLRISGYPVEIIDVAGNKIKTVRVMPEHFIDESPEEE; via the coding sequence TTGGACAGTATATCCACCCAGATGCTTTTTACCATTCTTGGCATCTTAATACTGATTTCTGCTTATTTTTCAGGTTCTGAAACTGGCATGATGTCATTGAATAGATATCGATTACGTCATCTTGAAAAACAAAAACACAGAGGTGCTAAGCGAGTTAGTAAATTACTCGCTCGACCAGATCGCCTTATTGGTTTAATTCTTATTGGTAATAACCTAGTTAATGTTTTTGCATCATTAGTTGCTGGGGTTATTTTTAATCGATACTTCGGCGATGCTGGGATTTTATATGCTGGTTTAGTACTGACCTTGGTCATCTTAATTTTTGCAGAGGTCACGCCAAAAACATTGGCGGCACTCTATCCTGAACAAGTAGCTTTCCCTAGTTCAATAGTTTTAAGCTTATTGCTTAAAATCCTTTTTCCTATTGTGGTTGTCGTCAATTGGATAACCAATGGTATTTTAAGGCTTCTTGGTGTTAGCTCTGAACAAAGAGAGCAACATAGCCTTAGTAGTGAGGAGCTAAGAACCGTTGTGAATGAATCTGGCGCGTTATTACATCAGCGTGATCAAGATATGCTAGTAAGTATTCTAGACTTAGAAAAGGTCTCCGTTGAAGACATAATGATCCCACGCAGTGACTTAGTTGGCATTGATGTTAACGATGACTGGAAAAAAATTCAAAAACAGCTTACTCAAGCTAATCATACCCGTGTATTACTCTATCGCGATAGTATCGATGATGTTGTTGGTTATATCCATGCTAGAGATGCCTTAAAATTGTTATCAAAAAATCAGTTCAACAAAGCTACTTTACTAAGAGCGGTACGTGAGTTGTATTTTGTACCTGAAGGTACTCCATTAAATATTCAACTATTAAAGTTTCAGCATGCTAAAGAGCGTATAGGTCTAGTGGTTGATGAATACGGTGATATTCAAGGCTTAGTAACGTTAGAAGATATTCTTGAAGAGATTGTTGGTGACTTTACTACCACCATGACCCCAACAACCAGTGATGAGGTAACCTTACAGCCTGATGGCAGCTATTTAGTGGATGGTAGCGCGAGTATTCGTGATATTAATAAAGAGATGTCATGGCAATTGCCCACAGATGGCCCTAAAACCCTTAACGGCTTAATTATCGAGTATTTGGAAGAGATACCAAAAAGTAATATTAGCTTGCGTATCTCTGGCTACCCTGTCGAAATCATTGACGTTGCAGGCAATAAGATTAAAACTGTTAGGGTCATGCCTGAGCACTTTATCGATGAAAGTCCTGAAGAAGAGTAA
- the gshA gene encoding glutamate--cysteine ligase, translating into MTLSLTDYIGAFSQNKNLAAVAGIGRGIEREALRILPEGKLSEHGHYHQLGSALTHGQITTDYSETLLEFITPVSFSPEQTIAQLQDIQKYTFDNIEGELLWPMSMPCFVDDAEKIPLAQYGSSNIGTMKTVYRQGLKNRYGSMMQVISGIHFNFSFSQDFWQVQQDLHQSSGEKSLPINDFISERYFSILRNYKRFCWLIPYLYGSSPAICGSFLQGKEHKLPFKKSPFGALYLEHATSLRMSDLGYTSSEQSALKICYNNLADYVDGVQQAIKLKSNDFASLGVKVDGQYQQLNDNVLQIENELYAPIRPKRVAKAGEKPSDALGERGVEYIEVRALDVNPFSDTGISLEQVHFLDIFITYCAFIDNKEFDCTRQKFHEDNMNAVVLRGRDPELLLSDANCSGEVTLKSVPEWGNELFEQMKQVAQLLDKSYQTSKYSEAIVREQAKINDSSLTPSAQLLSIIQEQSLSQFALDKAIEYQREAKVRDYQSYDQAFFDASVPDSHKAQADIEAGDELNFDDFLSDYFA; encoded by the coding sequence TTGACACTATCATTAACTGATTATATTGGCGCTTTTAGCCAAAATAAAAACTTGGCTGCCGTTGCCGGTATTGGACGCGGTATAGAGCGAGAAGCCTTGAGAATATTACCAGAGGGTAAGCTATCGGAGCATGGTCATTATCATCAACTTGGTTCCGCGCTCACGCATGGACAGATAACTACTGATTACTCGGAAACCCTGCTTGAATTCATTACTCCGGTTAGTTTTTCTCCAGAGCAAACCATTGCACAACTTCAAGATATTCAAAAATATACCTTTGATAACATTGAAGGTGAATTATTGTGGCCAATGAGCATGCCTTGCTTTGTTGATGATGCTGAAAAAATACCCTTAGCGCAATACGGCAGTTCAAATATCGGCACCATGAAGACAGTTTATCGTCAAGGTTTGAAAAATCGCTACGGCTCAATGATGCAAGTTATTTCAGGCATACATTTTAACTTTTCATTCTCTCAAGACTTCTGGCAAGTGCAGCAAGATTTGCATCAGTCATCCGGTGAAAAGTCATTACCTATTAATGATTTTATTTCTGAACGCTACTTTTCTATCTTAAGAAATTACAAACGATTCTGTTGGTTAATCCCTTACTTATACGGAAGCTCTCCAGCAATCTGTGGATCATTTTTACAAGGTAAAGAACATAAATTGCCTTTTAAGAAATCTCCATTTGGCGCGCTTTACCTCGAACATGCCACCTCGTTGCGTATGAGTGACTTAGGTTATACCAGCTCTGAGCAGTCAGCACTGAAAATTTGTTATAATAATTTAGCTGATTATGTTGATGGTGTTCAACAGGCTATAAAACTTAAATCTAACGACTTTGCCAGCCTTGGTGTAAAAGTTGATGGTCAATACCAACAGCTTAACGATAACGTACTACAAATTGAAAATGAGCTGTACGCACCTATTCGCCCTAAACGAGTTGCTAAAGCAGGTGAAAAACCCTCAGATGCTCTAGGAGAGCGTGGTGTTGAATATATTGAAGTGAGGGCGCTTGATGTAAATCCTTTTTCAGATACAGGCATTAGCCTTGAGCAGGTTCACTTTTTAGATATATTTATAACTTATTGTGCTTTTATTGATAATAAAGAGTTTGATTGTACACGCCAGAAATTTCATGAAGATAACATGAATGCAGTGGTTCTTCGTGGTCGAGATCCTGAATTATTACTTAGCGATGCTAATTGTAGTGGTGAAGTTACGCTTAAATCGGTTCCTGAGTGGGGCAATGAATTATTCGAGCAGATGAAGCAAGTTGCACAACTGTTAGATAAATCATACCAAACCAGTAAATACAGTGAAGCTATTGTTCGTGAACAAGCTAAAATTAATGATTCAAGCTTAACACCTTCCGCACAGTTGTTATCGATTATTCAAGAGCAATCTTTATCGCAATTTGCTTTAGATAAAGCGATTGAATATCAACGAGAAGCTAAAGTGCGTGATTATCAATCCTATGATCAAGCATTTTTTGATGCAAGCGTTCCTGACTCTCATAAAGCTCAAGCAGATATTGAAGCAGGTGACGAACTAAATTTTGATGACTTTTTATCAGATTATTTCGCATAA
- a CDS encoding M16 family metallopeptidase gives MRQSPQIRFPAQIINKFRITAIAASTALLFACSSQETITLPTGVSLVETVTAQQDTLNIPFKKYKLANGLTVILHQDNSDPLVHVDVTYHVGSAREQLGKSGFAHFFEHMMFQGSQNVADEQHFKVVTQSGGDLNGTTNSDRTNYFETVPKNQLEKMLWLESDRMGFLLEAITPEKFEIQRATVKNERGQNVDNRPYGRLNETVNQMIFPREHPYSWPVIGYMSDLDRGTVTDLKEFFSRWYGPNNAVITIGGDIDEAQTLAWVNKYFGSLNAGPAVNNIAKSSVTLSENRYYSFSDNVSLPLLYISFPTVYGMHEDEPALDVLANILGSGPTSLLYKNLVKSGIAVQAGASHPCRELACQMSFYALPNPQQGLSLAKIEQVINDTLVEFEERGVNADDLLKTKVGIETGTIYGLQSVSGKVSNLAHYQTMLGDANYTEQQVARYNKVTKVDVMRVFKKYIQGKGAAILSIVPEGQEALVAKANDFVLPDVSNPAKLAQLDTPIMKNASDFDRSVMPSSPANPQITVPTLWRETFENGIEIIATKNSETPTISLLLSLDGGVLLDSVEKAGLASLTASLMNEGTTVHSKEELSNELAKLGSNISIGAAGRNTYIKVNSLVKNFDATLALMNEMMFKPEFAQDDFNRVKNQLIQGLEQGNKDARSLANNALKQVTYGKDNRFGLADSGTIATVSAITLDDIKGFYQTYFSPAKASLVVVGDIDKAELLIKLASLSTWQGKDYTISGDYNFPEVTPNKLYFVDLPNASQSVIKLSRRAMTYDATGEHFKATLMNYPLGSAFNSRINLNLREDKGYTYGASSYFSAGKTLGRFSAGASVKKEHTYDAMVEIEQELKNYQQHGLTESEVTFMRQAISQNEALSFETPGQKSGFLRQLLQFNLPVNYGEEQSSIINSISIEQLNAIAAQELSKPMQWIVVGDGQVVRPQLQKLDIEVVDLELAK, from the coding sequence TTGCGACAATCTCCTCAAATCCGCTTTCCGGCACAAATAATCAATAAATTTAGAATCACGGCAATAGCTGCTAGTACAGCATTATTATTTGCCTGTAGTAGCCAAGAAACTATAACCTTACCCACAGGCGTGAGTTTGGTTGAAACGGTTACCGCTCAGCAAGATACTCTGAATATTCCTTTTAAAAAGTATAAATTAGCTAATGGCTTAACAGTTATTTTGCATCAAGATAATTCAGATCCCTTGGTGCATGTTGATGTTACCTATCATGTTGGCTCCGCTCGTGAACAATTAGGGAAGTCTGGTTTTGCGCACTTCTTTGAACATATGATGTTTCAAGGCTCACAAAATGTGGCTGATGAACAACACTTTAAAGTCGTGACACAAAGTGGTGGTGACCTCAATGGCACCACTAACTCAGATCGCACTAACTACTTTGAAACAGTACCGAAAAACCAGTTAGAAAAAATGTTATGGCTTGAGTCTGACCGCATGGGTTTTTTACTCGAAGCTATCACTCCAGAAAAGTTTGAAATACAACGTGCGACGGTAAAAAATGAGCGTGGGCAGAATGTTGATAATCGCCCTTATGGCCGATTAAATGAAACTGTTAATCAAATGATTTTCCCACGTGAACATCCATATTCATGGCCAGTTATTGGCTACATGTCAGATCTAGACCGTGGTACGGTAACTGATTTAAAAGAGTTCTTCTCTCGTTGGTACGGTCCAAATAATGCGGTAATCACTATTGGTGGTGATATCGATGAAGCGCAAACGCTGGCTTGGGTAAATAAGTATTTTGGTAGTTTAAATGCGGGACCTGCGGTAAATAATATCGCTAAATCGTCAGTGACATTAAGCGAGAACCGTTATTATTCATTTAGCGACAATGTATCTTTACCTTTACTTTACATTAGCTTCCCTACTGTTTATGGCATGCACGAAGATGAGCCAGCTTTAGATGTACTTGCTAATATTTTAGGTAGTGGTCCAACTTCATTACTTTATAAAAATCTCGTTAAATCAGGTATTGCTGTGCAAGCTGGTGCAAGCCATCCTTGTCGTGAACTTGCTTGTCAAATGAGCTTCTATGCGCTGCCAAACCCACAGCAAGGTTTATCATTAGCAAAAATTGAACAAGTGATTAATGATACTTTAGTTGAGTTTGAAGAGCGCGGTGTTAATGCCGATGATTTATTGAAGACTAAAGTCGGTATCGAAACGGGTACTATATATGGACTGCAAAGTGTCTCAGGCAAGGTCTCTAATTTAGCGCATTATCAAACCATGTTAGGGGATGCAAATTATACGGAGCAACAAGTTGCTCGTTATAATAAAGTGACCAAAGTTGACGTTATGCGTGTATTCAAAAAATATATTCAAGGTAAAGGCGCAGCAATATTATCGATAGTTCCTGAAGGTCAAGAAGCGTTAGTTGCCAAAGCAAATGATTTTGTTTTACCGGACGTAAGTAATCCTGCGAAACTAGCACAACTTGATACGCCTATTATGAAGAATGCTAGTGATTTTGATCGCAGCGTGATGCCGAGCTCTCCTGCTAATCCACAAATTACAGTACCAACTCTATGGCGTGAAACTTTTGAAAATGGCATTGAAATTATTGCGACTAAAAATAGTGAAACACCGACTATTAGTTTGCTACTAAGTCTTGATGGTGGTGTATTGCTTGATTCTGTGGAAAAAGCGGGTTTAGCAAGTTTAACAGCGAGTTTGATGAATGAAGGCACCACTGTTCACAGCAAAGAAGAGTTATCGAATGAATTAGCTAAACTGGGCAGTAATATTTCTATTGGTGCAGCAGGGCGAAATACTTACATTAAAGTTAATAGCTTAGTTAAAAACTTCGATGCTACCTTAGCGTTAATGAACGAGATGATGTTTAAACCTGAATTTGCACAAGATGATTTTAATCGTGTTAAAAATCAACTGATTCAAGGATTAGAGCAAGGTAATAAAGATGCTCGATCGTTAGCTAACAATGCTTTAAAGCAAGTGACTTACGGCAAAGATAATCGTTTTGGTTTAGCTGATAGCGGTACTATTGCTACTGTATCTGCGATAACGCTAGATGATATTAAAGGTTTTTATCAAACATACTTTTCGCCAGCTAAAGCAAGTTTAGTGGTGGTTGGAGACATCGATAAAGCTGAATTATTAATAAAACTTGCTTCATTAAGCACTTGGCAAGGTAAAGATTATACGATTAGTGGCGATTATAACTTCCCTGAGGTAACACCTAACAAGCTGTATTTTGTTGATTTACCTAATGCCAGCCAATCGGTGATAAAGCTATCACGTAGAGCGATGACTTATGATGCAACGGGTGAACACTTTAAAGCGACGTTAATGAATTACCCACTAGGTAGTGCGTTCAATAGCCGTATTAATTTGAATTTACGTGAAGATAAAGGTTATACCTATGGCGCATCAAGCTACTTTTCTGCGGGTAAAACTTTAGGTCGTTTTAGTGCAGGTGCCAGTGTTAAAAAAGAGCATACTTATGATGCTATGGTTGAAATTGAACAGGAATTGAAAAATTACCAACAACATGGCTTAACAGAAAGTGAAGTTACTTTTATGCGCCAAGCCATTTCGCAAAATGAAGCATTAAGCTTTGAAACGCCGGGCCAAAAAAGTGGTTTCTTAAGACAATTGTTACAGTTCAATCTGCCTGTTAATTATGGTGAAGAACAAAGCAGTATAATTAACAGCATAAGTATTGAGCAGTTAAACGCTATAGCGGCACAAGAATTATCAAAACCTATGCAATGGATTGTTGTAGGAGACGGTCAAGTAGTTAGGCCACAACTTCAAAAGCTTGATATCGAAGTAGTTGATCTTGAACTAGCTAAATAA
- a CDS encoding TIGR01621 family pseudouridine synthase, translating into MYKTIAEHHDFIVVDKEAGVNFHDEGDIGSGLFSLVKKQLQSQNNNTELYPVHRLDKMTSGLVVFAKTLACAQIFGQLFNDHDIEKYYLAIGDKKPIKKQGLIKGDMAKSRRGMFKLLRSMENPAVTQFFSFSIPNKQRLYLLKPHSGKTHQLRVALASIGAPIVGDPLYYTTSQADRGYLHAFVLRFNYLGESFEFISLPTMGELYLNTEVIEQLSAIKKPWQLNWPRL; encoded by the coding sequence ATGTATAAAACTATTGCAGAACATCATGATTTTATTGTTGTTGATAAAGAAGCAGGTGTAAATTTTCATGACGAAGGTGACATAGGCTCAGGACTGTTTTCTCTGGTGAAAAAACAGTTACAAAGCCAAAATAACAATACTGAATTATACCCAGTACATAGATTAGATAAGATGACCTCAGGTTTAGTTGTTTTTGCCAAAACTTTAGCTTGCGCGCAGATCTTTGGTCAACTATTTAACGATCACGACATAGAAAAGTATTACTTGGCTATTGGTGATAAAAAGCCAATTAAAAAACAAGGTTTAATTAAAGGTGACATGGCGAAAAGCCGACGTGGTATGTTCAAGTTATTACGGTCGATGGAAAATCCTGCTGTTACGCAGTTTTTTTCATTTAGCATACCTAACAAACAGCGCTTATACCTGCTTAAACCACATTCAGGTAAAACCCATCAATTGCGTGTTGCTTTAGCAAGTATTGGTGCCCCTATTGTTGGTGATCCACTTTATTACACAACATCGCAGGCAGACAGAGGTTACTTACATGCTTTTGTCCTAAGATTTAACTATTTAGGGGAAAGCTTCGAGTTTATTTCTCTACCTACTATGGGTGAACTCTATTTAAATACTGAAGTGATTGAGCAATTATCGGCAATAAAAAAACCTTGGCAGTTAAACTGGCCAAGGCTTTAA
- a CDS encoding sodium-dependent transporter, translated as MGVSRGGFSSRFGFIMAAAGSAVGLGNIWGFPTQTASNGGAAFVLVYLVLAFSLAYPAFMAELLIGRYGQANAVSSMQKIARNTWQKRFGFVVGFGGIICAALILSFYSIIAGWMMSYAIEPLARLGGFTGAADWLINHSLIRNILFTALFMGLTIFIIRRGVEEGIEKWSKRLMPMLIGLLILLIIYVFTLDGAREGFNAYLNPDISRVFEPDLLISALGQAFFSLSLGTSVMIIYGSYIAKKENLVTLGAQVTLIDVSIAFLAGLLIIPAMYVAQAQGVAIFAEDGSLISGSNLVFTVLPALFTGMGDVGLFVAFGFFVLMSIAALTSSISMLEGPVSYVVERHDTPREKATTFIGLGILVLSILIVINLEWMLDFVATLSTQYGQPIIAMLCCVFAGWIWHRSDILSEIKQGNEHVEHSLFWKIWPWYTKFVCPTAIGLVFWHSL; from the coding sequence ATGGGTGTTTCAAGAGGCGGCTTTAGTTCGCGTTTCGGTTTTATTATGGCGGCGGCAGGCTCCGCTGTAGGCTTAGGTAATATTTGGGGTTTTCCAACCCAAACAGCGAGCAACGGTGGTGCTGCTTTTGTGCTCGTCTATTTAGTATTGGCGTTCTCTTTAGCTTACCCCGCTTTTATGGCAGAGCTGTTAATTGGTCGATATGGTCAGGCAAACGCCGTTAGCAGTATGCAAAAGATTGCACGTAATACTTGGCAAAAGCGCTTTGGTTTTGTTGTTGGCTTTGGCGGTATTATTTGTGCGGCACTTATTTTAAGTTTCTATAGCATCATCGCCGGTTGGATGATGTCTTATGCCATAGAGCCCTTAGCAAGATTAGGTGGTTTTACGGGCGCAGCTGACTGGCTGATAAATCACTCATTAATTCGCAATATACTCTTCACCGCGCTCTTTATGGGACTAACCATTTTTATCATTCGTCGGGGTGTTGAAGAAGGTATTGAAAAATGGTCAAAACGCCTAATGCCTATGTTAATCGGTTTATTGATCTTATTAATTATCTACGTCTTTACGCTTGATGGGGCAAGAGAAGGTTTCAATGCTTATTTAAATCCTGACATTTCTCGTGTATTTGAACCCGACCTTTTAATAAGTGCTTTAGGACAAGCGTTTTTCTCTTTGTCATTGGGTACTAGTGTAATGATCATTTATGGCTCTTATATTGCTAAAAAAGAGAATTTAGTAACGCTTGGTGCACAAGTAACGTTAATAGATGTTTCTATCGCCTTTTTAGCCGGTTTATTAATTATTCCTGCTATGTATGTTGCTCAAGCACAAGGTGTAGCTATATTCGCAGAAGATGGCAGCCTCATATCAGGTTCAAATTTGGTATTTACTGTATTGCCTGCACTGTTTACTGGTATGGGGGATGTTGGTCTTTTCGTTGCTTTTGGTTTCTTCGTGTTAATGTCAATAGCGGCGCTCACCTCAAGTATATCGATGCTTGAAGGTCCTGTGTCTTATGTGGTGGAGCGTCACGATACGCCACGTGAAAAAGCAACAACCTTTATTGGTTTAGGTATTCTAGTACTGAGTATTCTTATCGTTATCAATTTAGAGTGGATGTTAGACTTCGTTGCTACTTTATCAACACAATATGGCCAGCCAATTATTGCTATGTTGTGTTGTGTATTTGCTGGTTGGATATGGCATAGAAGTGATATTTTGTCGGAAATTAAACAAGGCAATGAACATGTAGAACATAGCCTATTTTGGAAAATTTGGCCTTGGTATACTAAATTTGTTTGTCCAACAGCCATTGGTTTAGTTTTCTGGCATTCATTATAG